The genomic segment TTGTGCTGCTATCAATACGCTAAACATGCAGGGGTATATATTTGATGATATTAGTATGAAGGATGTAATATTAATTCCTGATTCCAACAATAATGTGAAAGTAAAAATGAAAGATTTGTTAGCAAATGAATTAAGAAAGTTTAATTTAATAAATTCATTACCTTACCAATATAACATCGAAACAAGAGAAGATATAAATTCAAATAAAGATAATGTTGTGCAAGTTGTAGAGCTGTGCAGACAAATATTCACAGAATCAGAACTTGAAACAGGATTTAAAGGATTAGAAGATATAAAAAATATATATAATCGTGTGAATACTATAAATAAATCGTTTAAACTTAAATATTTTATGCAAAATATAAACAAAAAAATGAAGAAGAACTACAGATTGTTTATTAGTGAGGCTTTAAATAAGATTAAAACGGATTTAGATATAATAGGAATGACAGAAGAAATAAAAATAGTGGAAAAAAATTTTCAGAGGATATTGGAAAACAAGCAGAGAAATAAGTTTATAAATTTCAATGGTGAGGATGGAAGCGGAAAAACCAGACTTTTAGAAGAAATTAAATATAGATTTGAAAATAAATACTTCAAAGACATTATATATATTGATGATTTTAATAATAAAAATGCGAGTGACGAAGAGAAATACAATACAATACTAAATTACATTTTAAATAAAATAGATAAGAATTTGAGAGATAAGTATGAAATTTATATAAAAAAATTTATTTCTATATTACTTGAAAAAAATTCTACAAATAGTGAAAATAATAAACAAAAGCTTCAATTGATTAATAGAATGGGGAAGTTCATAAGTGAGTATACAATGACTAAGCCATTTATAATGATAATAGATGATTTAGATAAGAAAAATGAAGTTTTCAAACTGTTTATTAAATATATAATCTTTTTAAGAAATAACTTAGAAAATGTTATGATAATATTTTCTATGAATGAAAGCAGTATTGATGAAAGTTTCATGAAGTTCATAAATGAACTAAAACAAGTAGAGAAGTACGAAGAATATAAAATAAATTACTTTAATCAATATAATACTACTAAGATGATTAGAGGTATGCTTAATACAGGTACTGATGTAAATAAGTTAGCGGTAAAAATATATTCAGAAACGCTAGGGAATCCACAGTATATAAGTGGAGTTATAAATGAATTATACGGTAATGGAACCTTATATTTTGATAGCAATAATGGAGAATGGAAGACTAACATTAAGGTTCAAGATATACTTATACCCAAATCTCTAGAAAGAAGATTAGAGGCAAGTATTTTTTCATTAGACGAAGAAGAAATTAATATTTTAAAGGAGTTAGCTATATTTAAAACTCCTTTATCAGAAAAAATAATTTTAGAATATGTAATAATGGATTCGGGTAATGTAGAAATTTATGAGAATTTAAAATTAAAAGGCCTTTTGACTGATAAAATAAGTGATCAAGGTATACTTATAGGTTTTAGGAATAATTTATTAAGAAATATATTGTATTTAAAGTTAAGTGAAGAAGAAAGAAGTAAACTACACTCTAAGGCATCTATTTTTATGGAGAAGGTTTTACTTGAGACGGATTATTATATAGAAGAGTTATTACTACATTTAGAGAAAAGTAATAGTTACGAAAAAGCATATTTTTATACATTAAAATACGCAGAAGCTCAGGATCTGTTAGGAGATATATCGAAGTCAATATCATATTATAAGAAAGTATTAACATATCCTAGTGATTCAAGTGGAAGTGAAGTGGCAATTAAGATTGCAAAGCTTTATGAAAAAAAATCTAACCATGAAAAAAGTTTTGAATATTTTGAAAAGGCAAATCAAATAGCAATACAGAATGACGAAATTGAAATTGAAATATATACACTGCTTGAAATGATAATAATAAAAATTAATAGTATTACAGATATAGATACAGGAATAGATTATTCTTTAAATTGTGTACGAAGATTGCTAGATAAAGAACACTATCCTAAGGGAGAGGTTTATTATTACTATGCACTTTCATTAAAATATAGATTAGAATATAACAATAAATTAACGTTGCTTAATGCACAAAAAGCAATAATTATATGTGAAGAAAATAAGATAAAAGAGGATGTATATGGCTGGTCAGTAAGCATCCTTATTAGCATATATATAAAGAAGGGGAATTATAAAGAGGCTAAAAATTTATGTTTATATGCAAGGGGTATATTTATTAATAACAATAATATTAATGGTCAACTATATATCAAACTATTAGATGCATCTATATCTAAGGAAGAAGGAAAAGATAACAAGGAAATTTTAGAGCAATATTTAGAAATAGCTAGAGAAGGGAATAAACAGAAAGTATACAAGAGGGAAATATTAAGTCTGATTTGCATAGCAGATATTTATAGTCAGGAAAAAAGATATTCAGAAGCAGAGAAATATCTATTAAGAGCGCTAGAAAGAGAAAGAGAAGAGGGGATAGACTCTTATTCATTTAATATTTGCAATGAACTTTGTTTGTTATATATAAAATCAGGAAGGATAAGTCTGGTAGTAAAGTATCATAATTTAATAATGCAAATGCAAAAAGGATTAAAACTATTGGAAGATAGAATTATAAATACAAACTATACATATGCTTTATATAATCTGATGATTTGTAATTATGATTTAGCATATGACCACTTGAAAAAAATATATGCTCTAATATTTAATAGCAATAGTTCTAAGTATAAAATAGTTGTTTGTAATTACTTTGAGCTTATTTTATATAAATGCAAAAATGAGAGTGATATAAGAAATGTATACAATAGGTTAGAGAAAAAAATTAATCTATTACAGGATGTAGATACATGTCTTGAAATAAGAATAAGCGCTATTAGAAGAATTTTAACACTTGGATATAAGGTGTTGGCTAAAGAATTATTCCTTGATCTCAAGGGATATCCTAAAAATTACAATGTTGAAGGAATTTATGTATATCTAGAACTTAATTTTAGAAATAGAAATCAATATAATTTTCTGATAAATAAGGCGCTAAGAGTATGCTCCTTTGTGGATAATCAGGAAATTAAAGCTGATATATATTCTGCGATTGGTGAGAAGTATAATGAACTTGAATGTAATGCATTGGCATTGAATTATTATTATGAATCTATAGCTTTATATATAGATACAATAAATTTATTACCACAAAATGATAAGTTATCATATGCAAATAATAGCAGGTTTTTAGAAACCCGTAAGTTATTTGTAAAATGCTTAAATGAAGATTTGGGTATAAATATGAGTTTTAAATCAACACAATTTATACAAACAATTGAGGATTTAGAGCAAATATTAAAAGAGCTAGATTTAATGAATATACTAGATAATGAAGATACATTCAAATTGGTTCAACATTTATATGAAAAATGCTATTACAATGATTTTAGAGATATATATAAAGTATTTGAGAAGTTTTCTAATAATACTATTGATGATATAAAAAATGTGATGAAGTATATGGCTAGATTAATTTTGGCAGATAAGGCCATGATTGTTACAGAGAACGAGCAGGGAGAAAATGATGTTATATGCACATATAGAATTAGCGATAAAAATGAAATAAATAGATACCTCTCACTAAAAGTTGATTCAGATGAAGATACATTCGCAATTTGCAGTAATGACCCTAGATTCTATCAGCTAGATGATAAAGTACTAAAAGATGGAATAAGATCTTGTATGTATATGAAAATAATAAATAGAGAAAAACACATAAATAGTAGTGCAGGAATTAATGCAAGATTAATTTTTATTACTAATAACGCATTAAATTATATAAATAATGAATCAAAGAAAACAATAGAGAAATTTAAACCTTTCTTAACCTTTTTATTAGAAAAGTATAATCTTACAATAAGCTCTACACTAGACAAGCTAACAGGTGTTTATAATAGAAAATATTTTGAAGAAGCGTTACTTTTTTTATTAGATTCTGCGAAGGCAAGGGGAAGTGAATTTGCTGTAATAATGTTTGATATCGACGATTTTAAAGGAGTAAATGACAAGTATGGACATCAAACTGGAGATGAAGTCTTAGTTAAGGTTGCAAATGAAGTTAAAAAGTGCATGAGCAAAGGTGATATTATTGGAAGATATGGAGGAGAGGAATTTATAATTCTCTTGCCTAATGTTAATTGTGAAGCGGCTATAAATTCAGGGGAGAGAATAAGAAAAAATATAGAGGAAGCAAGGATTCTAGGAGATAAAAGAAAAGTTACCGTAAGCATAGGAATAGCAATGAGTTCTTATGAATCTCTTAACAATGAAGAAATTATAAGGAGAGCTGACCAGGCTCTATATAAGGCTAAACGTGATGGTAAGAATAGATGCATCGTTTGGGAAAATGAGTGTGGAACAAGTGGAAATACAAATGACGAATTAACTGGAGTATTATCAGGAAATGCGGCTAAAGATTATAACTTTATGTTAATGCTCAAAGAGATAGCTGGTATTACCAAACGTAGATGTAGTAAGGAAGAAAAGCTTTATAATCTTATTTTAAAGATTATGCAGACGATTGAGTGCGATGTAGCTACAATTTTTATTGTAAAAGAGAAAAAAGTAGTAAATACGTATAGTAAGAGAAGAAATAAGGATAATTGGAATTTAGATGATAAGTTTAATTTTAAATTAGTAAATAAAGTCATTGAAGAAGAAAAAGGTTTATATTTAGTAGATTGGGAAAGCATGGACAGTCACAATAGTTATGGGCTTCCAGATTGGAAATCAGTCTGTATAGCTCCAATAATTTGTAACGGAGAATTATTGGCAGTCGTATACCTTTCAATTTCAGTAAATGAGAAAGAATTTATTTGCAATGACTATAATGTGCTGAATTTCTTAATAGAAATAGGAAGTTCCATTTTTCTTGGTTAAATTAACAATACATTTTAGAATGTTTTCAATTCATAATCACATAAAAGCTTTTTTATCATATTATATAAAGAGAACCAATTTTTAAGAGGAGCTTTTTATGAGTGATACTGTTCCTAGAAATTATGAAAAAGAAAATATTAATGATATAGTATCTGTAGAAAATAATACCAATTATACATTTGAAATATCCGATGATAATAAGGAGAAAAGAGATAATAAAGAGTTCATATTAAATAAGAAAGCTGCAAGTCCCCAAAAAGTAGACGAAAAAGATTGCAATGGAGGGGAAATTATTGTTACATCAATTTTGGAATGTGAAGAACACGAATATTTAAAAGGTGTAAAAATTAATTTATATAAAATAAATGGATTATCTCCTGTTCTTGTTAAATCGAAAGTTACCGATGAGGAAGGAAAAGTTATTTTTTCTGGAGTTGAGGAAGGCTGTTATAGGATAATTGAGATTATTGATAAAAGATACTTTGAAAAACCTAAGTATATAAATTGGAACGAAATAATAATAGATAATACTAATAAGAAACAAAAAATAGTAGTAGTTAATAAATTTAAAAAACTTATGGCACAAAACAAATATAAGAATTAAATAAGGAATGAAGGTTATATTTAAGAAATAAATTAATTTATTCGTAAATATAACCTTTTGCATATGTTTAATTAAGTAATAAAAATTATATGATACTCTAATTTGAAGAAAAGAAGTGGATTTTTGTATTCGAAAATTATATAATCATAATATTATATAATCTTTAAGTAGGTGTTAAAATGGATAACTATATTTTAAAAATAAAAAAAATTGATGACAAAGCTGTAATGCCTAATTACGCTCATGAAGGTGATGCTGGATTAGATCTATACGCAGTAAAAGAATTAACTTTAAAGCCAGGAGAAAGAGGATTAGTACATACAGGAATACAAATTGAACTGCCTAAGAATACTGAAGCTCAAATAAGACCAAGAAGCGGTCTTGCATTAAAAAATGGTATAACTACGTTAAATTCGCCAGGTACTATAGATGAAGGATATAGGGGCGAAATAGGAGTGATTCTAATTAATCATGGAAGCGAAATTTTCAAAGTGGAAGCAGGAATGAAAATAGCTCAAATGGTTATAAAACCTGTAGTTAAAGTTGACATAATAGAAATAGAAGAATTATCTGAAAGTGAAAGAAATCAGAATGGCTTTGGTTCATCGGGAACAAGGTAAATCGACAGGTATTGAGAGATACCTGTCTTTACTTATCAATTAAACTAATTTTAGAGATACATTAAACCTGCATGGATTATAATATCCATCAGTTATTTTCCAGTCTTTAAAGTCATTTTTATCATAAAGTAAGTGCTCTTTTCTGTGTGAAGTAATAGGAAGGTCTCCGATAAATATAGCCTCTTTAGCAACTCTTTTTAATTCTGAAATTGCTTGTCTAGCATACTCTTGATTAGGAAAATAGTGAAATGCTCCAAAGCAAAATACTTTATCAAAAGTTTTGTCTTTAAAGATTAGATTATTTGCCTCTCCATGAAGAACTGAATTGTTAAGTAATTCTATGTGCCTTTTTACAAGAGAAGAAGAATAATCTACTCCTACATATTCACCACATTTTATATATTGAGCTAGTCCACCTGCTCCGCAGGCAACCTCTAATATTCTATCTGTTTCCTTAATGTCTAGCTCTTTAACAATTTGTTTAGCTATTTCTTTTACATCAGCAGTAGTATCTTCGTATCCGTCTAATTCCTCTAAACATGTAGTATTTCCATTTCCTTTTCTTTCCCAAACTTCTTTCCAATAAGACATATCTTCCATAATTCTCTCCTCCTGAAATTTATTAAATTGAATAAAAATAAAAATGTTTTATTCATATAAGTGAGTTCAATTATTGAACGATATTATACTAACATTGTTCAATGTTCAGTACAATAAGTTCATGCAGAATTTACCATGGTATTGCAAAATGAGAAGAGGTAATAGAAAAGTAGGTAGTAAGAATGCAGTGCTGAGACTGAAGTAAAAATACTCCTATGAATAAAAAATATATATACAATTCATTAAATTAGAATAGATATATAATTATAAATTAATTTGAATATATATTTAATCATATTTAAATTTTAAATGTAGAAAAATACCGATTTTCGCATTAGTATATAAAATTATACTTAAGAGTAAATTAATATTTATAATATAGTAAAGAAAAAATATACTATTAATAGTTACTTATTAAGGCATTTTTTTTATAATAATCATCTATTAATAATTGGAAAAATATTTTTACAAATTATGCTTATTAACGACTTGGATATAGATAAATATATGTTGAAAATTAGCAAATAAGGGACTATAATATATTTAACATATAGAAAAATATATAAAAAGAGAGATAAATATGGTAAAGAGTATTTCAAAAAAAATTATAAATAGTATATCAACAAATGATAACTATAGTAAAGACCAACTAGAACAAATGGAATATATTTTAGTTAGTATTTTATTTGAGACGATAAAGCTATTTTCTGTTATAGTTATATTTTCATTGCTTGGATATTTCGACAAAATTATTATAATTTTAACAGTCATGAGTATGACTAAGATTTTTATAGGCGGATACCATGAAGATACTCAGGTTAAGTGTTTTATAGCCACAGTGCTATTAGCAATTGGAATATTGGTGTTAAATTCTCAGTGCACTCTCTCATTTGTAGGTAACTGTATACTAATTATCTTAAGTATATTTTGCCTATGGCATCAAGTTCCAATAATAAATCCTAAAATGCCAATTACGCGCCAAGAATTAATAAGTAAAAACAGAATAAGAGGTCTAAGTATTGCAATAATACTTGGTATAACATCTATATGTCTGTACAATTTTAGCAACTATTATTCGCTTATAACATGGACAATCCTATTTAACACCATATTAATGTTTAATAAAAAAGATGCTTAATGTTTTGAAATATTAACGATAAATTTTAAGCAAAATTGAAAGGGGAATGGATTTTATGAAAATTAAAAATTTATTAGGTAAGGTATTAATGATGTTATCACTTTCAATGATTATATTTGCTCCAGCATCAGCAGCTACAGCAGGAATTGAAGAAATGCCTGAATCTATGAAAAAATTGAGATAAGTCACTTTCACGTAAATTTAAGGAGGAATTTTTGGTGCGTTTATTGGCAGATATAATAGTCTCTATGATTCAAGCTATAATTTTCGCGTATTCGACAGAATGCTGCTTGAAGAGTGAAAATAAATTAAACAAACTTAAAGTAGTTTTAATAACCATAGTTACTTTTATTATAAACAGTAGCTTTACAAGTATATTTGGAAACATATCTATCTGTGTGTTTATAATACATATATCATGTTTAGTTGTAATGATTTTCTCATATAAAGATAACAAACTAAAGTCAATGATTCCCTATACATTGACATATTCTTTTATGGGAGTGTATGGAATTATATCATATAATTTATTTTTTGGTTTTATAGAAGGTCTGATACCAGTAGAATATGCAGATATAGCTAATATTTTGATTATATATGTTCCTTATATTTTATTCTTATACTTATGTATAAAATACATGGGCAAGTTTATAGAGATGTACAAGCTGGCGGTTAGTGAGAAGATTAATATGATCGTGATTATAACAATAAGCTTCTGTCTAGATTTCGTTTTGGCCTTTTATTTAATAATTTATAATGATGAATCTAAAATGTTAAAAAATATGATAATCACAATCTTATGCGTATTTTTAGCGTTTATCATAAAATATTTTGCAAATATAAAGAAGAAATCAGATCAAATATTTAAATTAAATGAAGCTCTAGAAGAAAAAAATAGTGAACTTAGGAAAATTAAGCATGACTACGGAGCACAGATATCGTATTTATATGGACTTTGTCTAATGGAAAGATTCGATGATTTAAAAAAATCTCTAAAAGATATTATAAATAAGAATGATTCTACGCCAACAGCTGTAGAGGTTAGCGAGAATAGAAATTCTATATTATCCCTTGCATTAAAACCGGCTATTGATATGGGAATACATGTAATAATAGAAGAAAATTGTGATTTCTCTTTAGTGAGTATTACTGAAATGGAGTTTTATAGAATAGTATCTAATATAGTAAATAATGCAATAAAAGCAATGAACGGCAAAGGTATAATAATTGCAAAGGCTTATGAATATTTAGGAAATGTAATAGTGAGAATAGAGAATAATGGTCCTAGAATTCCAGAACAACATCTGAATGATATATTTAAAGTTGGGTTTACTACAAAGGAAAATAGTGATCAAAGTCATGGATACGGGTTAAGTATTGTAAAGGATTTAGTAGAGAGTCATAATGGTAAGATATATGCGAAAAGTAGCGATGTAGTTACTGAATTTAAAATAGTATTTCCTATAAAGAATTTTGTATAATATTTAGTATACATAGCGAATATTTCCCTAGAAATATATTTAGGATTGAATAGAAGTACATATTAAAATTAAATAAGATTACAATGATGATAATAGATCTATATAAAATTAAGGTTTATTATCATTTTTTATTGAGTTTTGATAGTTAGAAATATTAATATCAGGTTTTTTATTATGAGAAACTTAATATAGATATCAGTGATAAATTTAGATGCACAGGGATATCATTAGAAAATGCTCGAGAATCATCAGTATTAAGTAGTAATATAGGTCTTATAGATAAGTAGAAATATATGAGAATTCATAAAAAGTATTTTAAAAATTCAGAATAATAGTGTAAACTATATATTAAGTGATAAAACTTAACATAATTAAAAGGGGTGCGATGGCATGTATAAAATAGTGAACAAAAAGGAGCTAACAAACAATATATTCTCAATGGATATAGAAGCTCCAAGAGTAGCAAAATCTGCAAAGCCTGGACAATTTATTATCATAAAAAATGATGAAAAAGGTGAAAGAATTCCGTTAACTATAGCAGATTATGATCAGGAAAAAGGAACAGTAACTATAGTTTTTCAAACTGTAGGAAAGGGAACAAAACAGTTAGCTGCTTTTAATGAAGGGGATCATGTAGCTGACTTTGTTGGACCATTAGGTGTACCAAGTGAATTTATACATGAGGATATAGAAGAATTAAAGAAAAAGAATTTCATCTTTGTGGCAGGTGGAGTTGGTGCAGCACCAGTTTACCCACAAGTAAAATGGATGCATGAACATGGAATAGCTGTAGATGTTATTTTAGGAAGCAGAAATAAAGATTTATTGATATATGAAGAAAAATTAAAGAATGCTGCTGGAAATCTTTATGTAACAACTGATGATGGTTCATATGAATTTAAGGGAACTGGATCAGATATGCTTAAAGAGCTAGTTAATAATCAAGGTAAGAAATATGATCATGCAATTATTATTGGACCAATGATAATGATGAAATTTACTTCTATGCTAACTAAGGAATTAGGAATTCCAACAACAGTAAGCTTAAATCCAATAATGGTTGATGGTACAGGTATGTGTGGTGCTTGTAGAGTTACCGTTGGAGGAGAAGTTAAGTTTGCTTGTGTTGATGGACCAGAATTTGATGGACATTTAGTAAATTACGATGAATCAATGAGAAGACAAGCTATGTATAAAACAGAAGAAGGAAAAGCACAGTTAGAAGTTGAAGAAGGAAATACTCATAGTCACGGTGGCTGTGGTTGCAGAGGTGATAAATAATGGACATGAATGAGAGATTAGTTAGAATACCAGTAAGAGAACAAGATCCAAAGGTTAGAGCAGCAAACTTTGAAGAAGTTTGTATCGGATATAACGAAGAAGAAGCAACTAAAGAAGCTTCTAGATGCTTAAATTGTAAGAATCCTAAGTGTGTAGAAGGATGTCCAGTATCAATCAATATACCTGGATTCATTTCTTATGTTAAAGATGAAAAATTTGAAGAAGCTGCAAAAGAAATTTCAAAATACAGCTCACTTCCAGCAGTTTGTGGAAGAGTATGTCCACAAGAAAAGCAATGTGAAGGAAGATGTGTTTTAGGAATAAAAGGTGACTCAGTATCTATTGGTAAACTTGAAAGATTTACAGCAGACTGGGCAGCATCACATAATGTTGATTTAAGTGCAACAGAACCTAAAAATGGAATTAAAGTTGCAGTTATAGGAAGTGGACCTGCAGGACTTACTTGTGCTGGAGATTTGGCTAAAAAAGGATATGAAGTAACTATATTTGAAGCACTTCATAAAGCAGGTGGAGTTTTGGAATATGGAATTCCAGAATTCAGACTTCCAAAAGAAAAAGTAGTTAAAAATGAAGTTGAAAACATTAAGAAACTTGGTGTTAAAATAGAAACTAATGTTATAGTTGGCAGAACTATAACTATAGATCAACTATTTGAAGATGAAGGATTCAAAGCTGTATTTATAGGTTCAGGTGCAGGACTTCCAAGATTTATGGGAATACCAGGGGAAAATGCAAATGGAGTATGCTCAGCAAATGAATTTTTAACAAGAGTAAACTTAATGAAAGCAGCAGTAGAAGGATACGACACTCCAGTTAGATCTGGTAAAAAAGTTGCAGTAGTAGGTGGAGGAAATGTTGCTATGGACGCAGCAAGAACTGCCTTAAGACTTGGATCTGAAAGTCATATCGTTTATAGAAGAGGTGAATCAGAACTTCCAGCAAGAGTGGAAGAAGTACATCATGCTAAGGAAGAAGGAGTAATCTTTGATGTATTAACTAATCCAACAGAAATCTTAGTAGATGAAAATGGATGGGTTAAAGGAATGAAATGTGTAAGAATGGAACTTGGAGAACCAGATGCATCGGGAAGAAGAAGTCCGGTTGAAGTTCCTGGTTCAGAATTTGTTATGGATGTAGACACTGTAATAATGTCACTTGGAACATCACCAAATCCATTAATTTCATCAACAACTCAAGGATTAGAAATAAATAAGAGAAGATGTATTGTAGCTGAAGAAGAAACAGGTCTTACTACTAAAGAAGCAGTTTATGCTGGTGGAGATGCAGTTACAGGAGCAGCAACAGTAATACTTGCTATGGGTGCAGGTAAAAAAGCAGCAAAAGCTATAGATGAGTATTTACAAGGAAAATAAGATTTTAATTAGATTTCAGTAAATAATAAGATATATACTTAAGCTAATATTTTATATAAAATCAGAGGATATTTGTTACAAGGGCTAAAAATAAAAGCCATTAGAACAAATATCCTTTTTTATACTCAAATGTAAATTAAATTGTTTTATATACAATGAATTAATATGATGGAAAATGAATGAAAATGAATTTTTCTTTTGACAAAATGAATGGTAGATAGTAAAATGATTTTATGTTTGTACATGTGCATATTATTTAAGATTATATATAGAAAATTATATAATAAAAAGTGATACATAATTATATCTATTTTATGTTTATTCAGTTTATATGTAGCAATAAATTATAATAAAAAAGGAAGAAATAATATGAATAAAGCAATGAACTTATTAAAAAGAATTATTTTATTTTTTGTTGGAATGAGTATAATTCAGTTTGGTGTAGCATTATTTTTGAAGACTAATATTGGATCTGATCCATTTACTGTATTTACGCAAGGTTTAGCGTTTGCATTAGATAAAACAGGATTAAAGAATTTTTCTGTAGTTAAGATGATAAGTGGAGCAGATCAAGTAA from the Clostridium beijerinckii genome contains:
- a CDS encoding sulfide/dihydroorotate dehydrogenase-like FAD/NAD-binding protein, whose product is MYKIVNKKELTNNIFSMDIEAPRVAKSAKPGQFIIIKNDEKGERIPLTIADYDQEKGTVTIVFQTVGKGTKQLAAFNEGDHVADFVGPLGVPSEFIHEDIEELKKKNFIFVAGGVGAAPVYPQVKWMHEHGIAVDVILGSRNKDLLIYEEKLKNAAGNLYVTTDDGSYEFKGTGSDMLKELVNNQGKKYDHAIIIGPMIMMKFTSMLTKELGIPTTVSLNPIMVDGTGMCGACRVTVGGEVKFACVDGPEFDGHLVNYDESMRRQAMYKTEEGKAQLEVEEGNTHSHGGCGCRGDK
- the gltA gene encoding NADPH-dependent glutamate synthase, whose amino-acid sequence is MDMNERLVRIPVREQDPKVRAANFEEVCIGYNEEEATKEASRCLNCKNPKCVEGCPVSINIPGFISYVKDEKFEEAAKEISKYSSLPAVCGRVCPQEKQCEGRCVLGIKGDSVSIGKLERFTADWAASHNVDLSATEPKNGIKVAVIGSGPAGLTCAGDLAKKGYEVTIFEALHKAGGVLEYGIPEFRLPKEKVVKNEVENIKKLGVKIETNVIVGRTITIDQLFEDEGFKAVFIGSGAGLPRFMGIPGENANGVCSANEFLTRVNLMKAAVEGYDTPVRSGKKVAVVGGGNVAMDAARTALRLGSESHIVYRRGESELPARVEEVHHAKEEGVIFDVLTNPTEILVDENGWVKGMKCVRMELGEPDASGRRSPVEVPGSEFVMDVDTVIMSLGTSPNPLISSTTQGLEINKRRCIVAEEETGLTTKEAVYAGGDAVTGAATVILAMGAGKKAAKAIDEYLQGK